Part of the Mytilus edulis chromosome 9, xbMytEdul2.2, whole genome shotgun sequence genome, CCTTGCATTAAGAATTTGCGTTCATTTTTATCagcatatttattttcaattgaaaccCAAAGTACTATTGGATATGGGTTTTACTATGTTACAGAGGAATGTCTGATGGCTTATACATGTGTTCTTTNNNNNNNNNNNNNNNNNNNNNNNNNNNNNNNNNNNNNNNNNNNNNNNNNNNNNNNNNNNNNNNNNNNNNNNNNNNNNNNNNNNNNNNNNNNNNNNNNNNNTCGTCCTCTTAATGTCCTTTGGTAATTTTATGTGGTTAGtttgttcattcattcattcattttccattttaaaagataaatatttatcaattgataaacaaaaaaacactgACGATATTACctacaagtaaaaattaaataaaaagaagcATCCAGTGCCTTATTGCTTCAGATAAATCTGATTATGACTTTTTGTTTCAGTTAATACCTTGCACTTGACATAGCTGATACGTGTAAAAGATGATGAGCAGAATGCATCTACGAGATAGAGGTAAATTACAAAGGAAGCCGTCAGAAAGACTTGTCGATAAAAATTGCCGAACACATATTTCCGCCATAGGCATTAGAGGTTGGCGAAAACAGTATATGTTTGACTTTTTCACCACAATGGTAGATATAAGATGGCGTTGGAACATATTAATATTCGTTGGCGGATTTGTAGTCACGTGGTTGATATTTGCAATTTTCTATTGGATAATAGGTTTTTTTAATGGAGATTACGAAGACGACACAAGTGATCTTCACAAACCTTGCATTAAGAATTTGCGTTCATTTTTATCagcatatttattttcaattgaaaccCAAAGTACTATTGGATATGGGTTTTACTATGTTACAGAGGAATGTCTGATGGCTTATACATGTGTTCTTTTGCAATCTATTCTCGGAGCAGCGTTACAAGCTGCATTGGCGGGACTGGTAGTTGCCAAAGTGAGGCGAGGAAGGAAAGATAATAACACCATTATTTTTAGTAGTAATGCATGTATTTTTGCCGATGGTTTACAATTGAAATTAGTGTTTAGAGTAGCAGATACTAGAAAAATTCATGCAATTAATGTCAATGTTAAAGGATATCTGTTTCGGAAAATAGTATCAGAAGAAGGAAAAAATATTCCTATCAAACAAGAAATTGTGAATTTTAATGTGGAAGGTGGTTGTAAAGGTTTATATTTAGCATGGCCCCAACAAATTGTTCACACCATAGATGAAAAATCGCCATTTTGGAATCTCTCTAAAGAAGACTTACAACAAGAAAACTTTGAacttataattgtattttttggTGAAGTAGCAACTGTTGGGAGGCCGTTTGAAACAGATGTATCTTATTTAGCATGGGATATAAAATGGGGGTATAAGTTTCAGGCTATGGAACATAAAATTGACAACGAAATGGACAGATTTTTTGTAGACATTGGAAATTTTAATAAAGTTGTCCCAGTGTCTACGCCAACATGCAATGCTAAAGACCTCAAACTTGCAATGTCGAGGAATAGTTTAGACTTACCAGATTACATACGAGGAAATATGAAACAATCAAAACCTAGCCCTTTATTTAGTCGACAAAACAGTGTTGCGGATAAATATTTAGATGCCCCAATCTCAGGCTTCAATGAAACCGACCAGTTCTCTGCTCTACCACAATaagttttgaaaaatacaaatgacATAATGTTTacacttatatatttttaaatgtaaatacatttttcattctttcattcagtctttttttatatatattctttttaggCATATTTTCTATCATTGTACGAATTTATTAAGTTTTGGAAtttttatatgcataataaaCATATATGGAAATAAAGTTGAGAAAAtgtattttctttctttcataacataaaaaaaataaatcaaaactggTTTTATcatacctcctatacatttctagacTACAATTGGTTAAAAGCGACCGCCTGGATACCGTGCCTATTTCATATAGGGTTAGTAGACGTGGTTTATTTCAATACATGGTAAgaagtggtgttacgtccctttattaaaataaaacaacagtGTTGAAGAAACATCTGAAACGTTTCGCCCGGACAACAGATTTAGAAATtgatgaacgattgaaataaatacagaaataaaattgtgaatagaaatcgggaatgtttcaaagagacaacaacccgaccatagaacagat contains:
- the LOC139489573 gene encoding inward rectifier potassium channel 2-like — encoded protein: MMSRMHLRDRGKLQRKPSERLVDKNCRTHISAIGIRGWRKQYMFDFFTTMVDIRWRWNILIFVGGFVVTWLIFAIFYWIIGFFNGDYEDDTSDLHKPCIKNLRSFLSAYLFSIETQSTIGYGFYYVTEECLMAYTCVLLQSILGAALQAALAGLVVAKVRRGRKDNNTIIFSSNACIFADGLQLKLVFRVADTRKIHAINVNVKGYLFRKIVSEEGKNIPIKQEIVNFNVEGGCKGLYLAWPQQIVHTIDEKSPFWNLSKEDLQQENFELIIVFFGEVATVGRPFETDVSYLAWDIKWGYKFQAMEHKIDNEMDRFFVDIGNFNKVVPVSTPTCNAKDLKLAMSRNSLDLPDYIRGNMKQSKPSPLFSRQNSVADKYLDAPISGFNETDQFSALPQ